In Halobaculum rubrum, the following are encoded in one genomic region:
- a CDS encoding C-terminal binding protein: MSAADLIVVADDPKYDPDRIREVVDCRVRTADLSTPTAVREHAADADAVVVNVGVSVSADVLADLDLRVLARGAVGLDGIDVRAAADHGVQVVHVPEYCLEEVADHAVGLFTSLARGIPAYADRAEAGTWDWDPPYPIERLADCTVGLVSFGPIARRFADRVAPLVDEVVAADPYVDEDVLREHGVERVDFETLCRRADHLSVHAPLTEETRGMVDADVLDALPPHAVVVNTGRGGVVDEVALESALDAGDVAAAGLDVLETEPPGEDHPLFGREDVVVTSHVGWYSEQAKRDLNESLARDIRRAFRDEEPRGLVDPDADWL; the protein is encoded by the coding sequence CCCGGATCGCATCCGTGAGGTGGTGGACTGCCGCGTCCGGACGGCCGATCTCTCGACGCCGACGGCGGTGCGTGAGCACGCCGCCGACGCGGACGCCGTGGTCGTGAACGTCGGCGTCTCCGTCAGCGCGGACGTGCTGGCGGACCTGGACCTGCGCGTGCTCGCCCGCGGGGCGGTGGGACTCGACGGGATCGACGTGCGGGCGGCCGCCGACCACGGCGTACAGGTGGTCCACGTGCCCGAGTACTGCCTCGAGGAGGTGGCCGACCACGCGGTCGGTCTGTTCACGTCGCTCGCGCGCGGCATCCCGGCGTACGCCGACCGTGCGGAGGCGGGCACGTGGGACTGGGACCCGCCGTACCCGATCGAGCGGCTCGCGGACTGCACGGTCGGCCTCGTCTCCTTCGGGCCGATCGCCCGTCGATTCGCCGACCGAGTCGCGCCGCTGGTCGACGAGGTGGTCGCGGCCGACCCGTACGTCGACGAGGACGTCCTCCGCGAGCACGGGGTGGAACGCGTCGACTTCGAGACGCTGTGCCGACGTGCGGACCACCTCTCGGTCCACGCGCCGCTGACCGAGGAGACGCGCGGGATGGTCGACGCGGACGTCCTGGACGCGCTCCCGCCACACGCGGTCGTCGTCAACACCGGCCGCGGGGGCGTCGTCGACGAGGTCGCTCTGGAGTCCGCGCTCGACGCCGGCGACGTCGCCGCCGCCGGCCTCGACGTGCTGGAGACGGAGCCGCCGGGCGAGGACCACCCGCTGTTCGGGCGCGAGGACGTCGTGGTCACGTCGCACGTCGGCTGGTACTCGGAGCAGGCGAAACGCGACCTGAACGAGTCGCTGGCGCGGGACATCCGCCGGGCGTTCCGCGACGAGGAGCCGCGTGGGCTCGTCGACCCCGACGCCGACTGGCTGTAA
- a CDS encoding DUF6663 family protein: MTERDDDRDAVDPWAGDDDWAEAADDATGAAESNPGDASSDATDHGAGGDPDSDARSTATDTDSLGPRRYRVLDRTEGTLVFVDLDTPDPGPGPEPDEGFEPVRVAADDSADAVADAVAALEPGYVVTATLRWPDTAAGGDGGGDDTPLARVESLTVERESRYRFIDDAEPMFEAARDAWRDASAAGDGMGSRVTRDTDGEANGALYVFSEAGARDLFGEFRSGTTPLEPLVERVNDDLDDDPREVFVLRPPDGAFVAVYIAFERDGLLARTVRDTYR, from the coding sequence ATGACCGAGCGCGACGACGACCGCGACGCCGTCGACCCGTGGGCCGGCGACGACGACTGGGCCGAGGCCGCCGACGACGCGACCGGCGCCGCGGAATCGAACCCCGGCGACGCGTCGAGTGACGCGACTGACCACGGCGCCGGCGGCGACCCCGACTCCGACGCGCGCTCCACGGCGACGGATACCGACAGCCTCGGTCCCCGTCGCTACCGCGTGCTCGACCGAACCGAGGGGACGCTGGTGTTCGTCGACCTCGATACCCCCGATCCCGGCCCCGGACCGGAACCCGACGAGGGGTTCGAGCCGGTTCGGGTCGCGGCCGACGACTCCGCCGACGCCGTCGCCGACGCGGTCGCGGCGCTGGAGCCCGGGTACGTCGTCACCGCGACGCTGCGGTGGCCCGACACGGCGGCCGGGGGCGATGGGGGCGGCGACGACACCCCGCTCGCGCGCGTCGAGTCGCTGACGGTCGAGCGCGAGAGCCGCTACCGCTTCATCGACGACGCCGAGCCGATGTTCGAGGCCGCCCGCGACGCGTGGCGCGACGCCAGCGCCGCCGGCGACGGCATGGGCTCGCGCGTCACGCGCGACACCGACGGCGAGGCGAACGGCGCGCTGTACGTGTTCAGCGAGGCCGGCGCGCGCGACCTGTTCGGGGAGTTCCGGTCGGGGACGACGCCGCTGGAGCCGCTGGTCGAGCGTGTGAACGACGACCTGGACGACGACCCCCGCGAGGTGTTCGTCCTCCGGCCACCCGACGGCGCGTTCGTCGCCGTCTACATCGCCTTCGAGCGGGACGGCCTGCTCGCGCGGACCGTCCGCGACACCTATCGCTGA
- a CDS encoding phosphate-starvation-inducible PsiE family protein yields the protein MRIEDAVEPSEQGMKLLEVGTAYFLMVLFAIGFVDLLLVLVELLLSGEFTDPNQVIDIIDTVLVLLIIVEIHQTVVAFSRNEPVVRIVISAALIAITRKVISFRPGEYASIDDAFVAASAFSLLLAVLVAAYFVVRRVNTGATVPDPLADGNDAAGPGRESVGDSNEGG from the coding sequence GTGCGAATCGAGGACGCGGTCGAGCCGTCCGAGCAGGGGATGAAGCTGCTGGAGGTCGGCACGGCGTACTTCCTGATGGTGCTGTTCGCCATCGGGTTCGTCGACCTCCTACTCGTTCTGGTGGAGTTGCTATTGAGCGGCGAGTTCACGGACCCGAACCAGGTGATCGACATCATCGACACCGTGCTCGTGTTGCTGATCATCGTCGAGATCCACCAGACGGTGGTCGCGTTCTCGCGCAACGAGCCGGTCGTCCGGATCGTCATCAGCGCGGCGCTGATCGCGATCACCCGGAAGGTCATCTCCTTCCGCCCCGGCGAGTACGCCAGCATCGACGACGCGTTCGTCGCGGCGTCCGCGTTCTCCCTCCTGCTCGCGGTGCTGGTCGCCGCGTACTTCGTCGTCCGGCGGGTGAACACCGGGGCGACGGTGCCGGACCCGTTGGCCGACGGAAACGACGCGGCGGGCCCCGGACGGGAGTCCGTCGGGGATTCGAACGAGGGCGGGTGA
- a CDS encoding metallophosphoesterase, translating into MLNAEFRDRGVYLRDADALVVADLHVGRAAASDVAYPLGEASDLSERLRSLLDRFGPTEVVIAGDAVHRFDRVPVADERTLSELLDACRDAGARPVFVRGNHDTALGDVVSGDTPLGDTTRSDTWDGRIHDAYELDASVRDAPVVVRHGHDAPPTEEPAGLYVVGHDHPTIDIEGKRRPCWLYAERAFRGADVLVLPAFTRLAAGVEVNDMSAREFQSPFVTDADALRPIVARADGDAVEFPPLGEFRRLL; encoded by the coding sequence GTGTTGAACGCCGAGTTCCGCGACCGCGGGGTGTACCTTCGGGACGCGGACGCGCTCGTCGTCGCGGACCTCCACGTCGGCCGCGCGGCGGCCTCCGACGTGGCCTACCCGCTGGGCGAGGCGTCGGACCTGTCCGAGCGCCTCCGGTCGCTGCTCGATCGGTTCGGTCCGACGGAGGTCGTGATCGCCGGCGACGCGGTCCACCGGTTCGACCGCGTCCCGGTCGCCGACGAGCGGACGCTCTCAGAGCTCCTCGACGCCTGCCGGGACGCCGGCGCGCGACCCGTGTTCGTTCGTGGGAACCACGATACCGCTCTCGGCGACGTGGTCAGCGGCGATACGCCTCTCGGCGACACGACGCGCTCGGATACGTGGGACGGCCGTATCCACGACGCCTACGAACTCGACGCGAGCGTCCGGGACGCGCCGGTCGTCGTCCGGCACGGCCACGACGCGCCGCCGACCGAGGAGCCGGCCGGGCTGTACGTCGTCGGCCACGACCACCCGACGATCGACATCGAGGGCAAGCGTCGGCCCTGCTGGCTGTACGCAGAGCGCGCGTTCCGCGGCGCCGACGTGCTCGTGCTGCCGGCGTTCACCCGCCTCGCCGCCGGCGTCGAGGTGAACGACATGTCCGCCCGGGAGTTCCAGTCGCCGTTCGTCACCGACGCCGACGCGCTCCGCCCGATCGTCGCCCGTGCGGACGGCGACGCCGTGGAGTTCCCGCCGCTGGGCGAGTTCCGTCGGCTGCTGTGA